Proteins encoded in a region of the Flavobacterium sp. MDT1-60 genome:
- a CDS encoding alpha/beta fold hydrolase, which translates to MKNPIKVLLLLLTSSIFGIANAQVQMNFKFDTPYGKNTTVGKFVEINGAKIYFEEYGKGEPLLLIHGNGGNIESMGNQIDYFKSKYRVIVADNRGQGKSELKTDSLTYVQITKDMEELVNQLKLDSISIIGWSDGGIVGLQMGISGKSKIKKIVVMGANLRPDSTAVNSWATKDVQNMKKMIASKIKKKDTSENWNLQKQLAGLLVDQPNIATKDLSKIKAKVLIMAGDKDIIKNEHSVEIFENIPKAQLCIMPGETHFTPASSPEVFNALANKFLSEPFKRPDSDWTKWGK; encoded by the coding sequence ATGAAAAACCCAATTAAAGTATTACTTCTGTTATTAACATCTTCAATATTTGGAATCGCAAATGCTCAGGTCCAGATGAATTTTAAATTTGATACACCTTATGGTAAAAATACCACTGTTGGAAAATTTGTTGAAATCAATGGAGCTAAAATCTATTTTGAAGAATATGGAAAAGGCGAACCATTGTTATTGATTCACGGAAATGGGGGAAATATTGAATCAATGGGAAATCAAATTGATTATTTTAAAAGTAAATACAGAGTTATTGTTGCCGATAATAGAGGACAAGGAAAATCAGAGTTGAAAACGGATTCTTTGACATACGTTCAGATTACAAAAGATATGGAGGAATTAGTTAATCAGTTAAAACTAGATTCCATAAGTATTATTGGATGGAGTGATGGTGGAATTGTTGGTTTGCAAATGGGTATTTCAGGTAAGTCAAAAATAAAGAAAATTGTGGTGATGGGGGCAAATTTAAGACCTGATTCGACAGCTGTTAATTCGTGGGCTACAAAAGATGTTCAGAACATGAAAAAAATGATTGCATCAAAAATTAAAAAGAAAGACACTAGTGAGAATTGGAATCTACAAAAACAACTTGCCGGACTTTTGGTAGATCAACCTAATATTGCGACTAAAGATTTATCAAAAATTAAAGCAAAAGTGCTTATAATGGCAGGAGATAAAGACATTATTAAAAATGAACATTCGGTAGAAATTTTTGAAAACATACCTAAGGCACAGTTATGTATTATGCCTGGAGAAACCCATTTTACACCGGCTTCAAGTCCGGAAGTATTTAATGCATTAGCAAATAAGTTTTTATCAGAACCGTTTAAAAGACCAGATTCAGATTGGACTAAATGGGGTAAATAA
- a CDS encoding aldose epimerase family protein — protein sequence MNVLKRCIFGISLMSLATISVQCKSDKKMDATTVSSDEKATVTIEKSSYGTTAKGEKVDSYKLKNQNGMEVDIITFGGRITDLKVPNKDGVSENVVIGFNSLAQYEKANPFFGALIGRYGNRIAKGKFTLDEKEYQLAINNAPNALHGGPQGYFNVVWKADEAKSGDTASLKLSYLSKDMEEGYPGNLKVFVTYTLTNDNQLEVLYEATTDKKTVVNLTQHSYFNLSGDFSKTILDHELTLNADKIVPVDATLIPTGKLEDVANTPFDFRTPKLIGKDIAVKNEQIERGKGYDHCWVLNNPEKGKTIIAKVYHAASGRVMEMTTDEPGIQFYSGNFLDGTLPMPKGGTYAHRTGLCLETEHYPDSPNQKNFPTTVLNPGENYKTKTTFKFSVKK from the coding sequence ATGAATGTATTAAAACGTTGTATTTTTGGAATAAGCCTTATGAGTTTGGCAACAATTTCAGTTCAATGCAAAAGCGATAAAAAAATGGATGCTACAACAGTTTCGTCAGACGAAAAAGCTACAGTTACAATTGAAAAATCTTCTTATGGAACAACTGCAAAAGGAGAAAAAGTCGACAGTTATAAATTGAAAAACCAAAATGGGATGGAAGTTGATATCATCACTTTTGGCGGAAGGATTACAGATTTGAAAGTGCCTAATAAAGATGGTGTTTCTGAAAATGTAGTAATCGGATTTAATTCTTTGGCACAATACGAAAAAGCGAATCCTTTTTTTGGAGCTTTGATCGGAAGATACGGAAACCGTATTGCTAAAGGTAAATTCACTTTAGATGAAAAAGAATATCAATTGGCAATAAACAATGCTCCAAATGCTTTGCACGGTGGACCGCAAGGATATTTTAATGTTGTTTGGAAAGCCGATGAGGCAAAATCAGGAGACACAGCTTCTTTAAAATTATCTTATTTAAGTAAAGATATGGAAGAAGGTTATCCTGGAAACCTAAAGGTTTTTGTTACTTATACATTGACAAATGATAATCAGTTAGAAGTATTATACGAAGCGACGACAGATAAGAAAACAGTTGTGAATTTGACGCAGCATTCTTATTTCAATTTATCAGGAGATTTTTCTAAAACAATCTTAGATCATGAATTGACTTTAAATGCAGATAAAATTGTTCCGGTTGATGCTACTTTGATTCCGACAGGAAAATTAGAAGATGTTGCCAATACACCTTTCGATTTCAGAACACCAAAACTAATTGGAAAAGATATCGCGGTTAAAAACGAACAAATAGAAAGAGGAAAAGGTTACGATCACTGTTGGGTATTGAACAATCCTGAAAAAGGAAAAACAATTATTGCAAAAGTATATCACGCAGCCAGCGGAAGAGTTATGGAAATGACTACGGATGAACCTGGAATTCAATTTTACTCTGGAAATTTCCTTGACGGAACTTTACCAATGCCCAAAGGTGGTACTTACGCACACAGAACAGGTTTATGTTTAGAAACAGAACATTATCCTGATTCTCCAAACCAGAAAAACTTCCCGACAACGGTTTTAAACCCGGGAGAAAATTATAAAACTAAAACTACTTTTAAATTCTCTGTAAAAAAATAG